ACGGTGGTGGCCTCAGCGCCACAGCCACAGGCAAGCCCAAAGAGAACGGCCTTGTGCCGGCGGGGTTTCAGTCTTAAGCGCCGTGTTTTGGTTACTGCCGTGATAAAACGGTTGGAAGCAGAATGCGGTGTTAAAAAAATCCTGAAGTTATTTTAATCCTAAAGTGATGTCGAAACTAGATCCACGTTTGGATCGGCTGGAGTTATACAAttctatttagattatttatttagattagaCTTggtattgttacgtattttaagaatctaagctacccacacatagaccctatgaagcaggaccaaacatataagccgtaaatactatacatagccacaaggggagcaaccttattgaaggctccaccacagaaggcatcacctttagttaggtgaagaagccgaagccattacgtcacccggGCCACGCGGGGGTTTCGAAAGAAACAGCCCCAGAGATTTTCACCCACACCCGCCGAGAGTCATGGGCCTTTGCCCTTGGCTCGAAGTAGCTAAAGttatatctctcacacgtgtccAACACgcttcctctccttttgctccgtagtcaccataccgaaacatgccgactttataacGAATAAAGTCTGTTAAAAGCTATCCCGGTTTTGaaccctttccttgaagaactctcaACAGTATGCAATGACTTTCCAAAGACGACTGTTTAAAGACAATTAGCGTTGATTTAAATATGTAATCCGTGGgtcgtttttttttcccaatTGTAACACTTTACCCCCTTCTCTACCGCCAGTCGGACGCAGGGCCGGCCCTGGGCGCTCCGCTAgcagaagaccccccccccgcgtccGATGCTTCGTCCTCCATCTCTGACCAGGCTCCGCCCACCCCCTCGGAGAGCGCCCCGACACCGGGCGCCACGTCGGCCGAGCCCGagccccggcccccctcccctgtgGCGGAGGAGGCCCCGCAGGGGCCCCCCGCAGGTAGTCAagacgacgtgtgtgtgtgtgtgtgtgtgtgtgtgtgtgtgtgtgtgtgtgtgtgtgtgtgtgtgtgtgtgtgtgtgtgtgtgtgtgtgtgtgtgtgtgtgtgtgtgtgtgtgtgtgtgtgtgtgtgtgtgtgtgtgtgtgcgtgcaaatgATGTAACCGGTGTGTTTCGTTCCTGTATCCAGAGGCGGGAGCAGAGTCTGTTGCAGTCGAGACGAGTACGGTTGGTGAAGAACCCATCGTTCTAGAGCAACCAGCTCTTCGAGAGGAGCCTGCGGCTGTGCCAGAAGAACCCCTCGTTGTAGAAGAACCTGCTGTTCTAGAAGTACCGATCGTTGTAGAAGAACCCGCTGTTGTAGAGGAACCAATCGTTACAGAAGAACCCGCTGTTGTAGAGGAACCAATCGTTACAGAAGAACCTGTAGTACTACAGGAACCTGCTACTCTAGAAGAACCCATCATTAAAGAAGATCCAGCTCTTCTAGAGGAACCCATCAGTATAGAAGAACCTGCCGTACTACAGGAACCTGCTGTTCTCGAAGAACCCATCGTTCAAGAAGAACCCATCGTTCAAGAAGAACCCATCGTTCTAGAAGAACCCATCGTTATAGAAGAACCAATCGTTCAAGAAGAACCCATCGTTCTAGAAGAACCCATCGTTCTAGAAGAACCTGCAGTGTTACAGGAACCTGCTGTTCCAGAAGAACCCATCGTTCCGGCGGAACCCATCGTTCTAGAGGAGCCTGCTGTTTCGGAGATCGTTAAGGACGCTGCAGGTATTTCATGCTGCTCCTCCTTCCCCATTACCTTGCATCACATGGTAGACATGCTAATACAAGGGGAACTTCCATGAGCCCTAATGTTATTCATGCCCCTGCTTGTTGTAGTCTTgtttttagtcattgttttagATTCGATTCTTTAATACAAAAATTACATTTGTCGTCTTATTTGCTAAAGAATTGTATCCATCCATTAATAATGTTCAAATTAGAGCTTTCTTTGGCTCGCTGCTTAGTTATGCCTTCGTCAATGCTTGGATTTCAAGTATTCAAGTATTTAATATCTGTAACTGTAACTCACCATTCCATTCGTTCAAGAGGTGAAAGCATCTTAAGCAAGCAAGACTCCAGGGCGATGTGTCGTCTTGGCCAAGACGCCATCACTCCCCATTAAGCTTCACTACACGAACCCTCGCTCTGATCCAGAGGACTGCCTCTCCAGCTCACCTCTGCTTGTTGCTCCTCCATGTTTCTCCTCCACAGAGACGCCTGGAGACTCGGCACCTGAGGCAGAGAGACCCCCTGGAACCCCCCCCACAGGTAcagcctggacacacacacacacacacacacacacacacacacacacacacgcgcgcgcgcgcgcacacacacacacacacacacacacacacacacacacacacacacacacacacacacacacacacacacacacacacacacacacacacacacacacacacacacacacacacacacacacacacacacacacacacacacacacacacacacacccccccatcACAGATGCAATGCACACACTTTCACGCACACGCCTACAAAAAACCTCGCCCGCATGTACAACACACATACTTGAACGCACACACCGTCACCTACACCCCCATAGGTAAAACACAAATACTTAaccggacacacgcacactagagcccgaccgatattaggcatttttcaaactattcggtatcggcatttataatggccgataaatgaatataaaaaaattaaaaaaaagtctgtccaccagagggcgctctaacgcccaaaCCCGGTGAttcagccagagttaggcagagtgaatgacggagattgacggtgatcatcggtgttgttcatgtgtgcaagtgtgttcacgGTAAGTTGGCAAatgtcacgagacatacattgcttgaataacaattaaaagaacatccccatcaattctctaaagtcgataagcatgacttaattcatgactaccatgtccagttttgctgttgttacgtgttagctgagagtgaaaaggatttaaaggataactacaaataaccaatgttagggaaatgtgtttgttttgttgcgcgtttctggatatttttttaatatatatatatatcggccgatatatcggcatatcggttttttaaatcacaaaatattcgtatcggtatcggccttaaaaattctatatcggtcgggctctaatgcacacacacacacacacacacacacacccctacagatacattaacacacatacttacacggacacacacgcactccacAGATACAACACGCAtacttacaaaaacacacacccccccaggTACCGCACACACtcccctacagacacacacgcacacacacccctacagtTACAACACACATACTTGCTCGaacgcacacatgcgcaaacaccccccccccctcacaggtataacacacacacacttgtacgcacacacagacgcacacacagaactcCCActggtaccacacacacacatactgtacatgcacAACTCTACAGACGTGGTAGGGCTTCAAAGGCCACCACAACTTAGGCGttctccacccaccaccaaTCTTGCGCCAGGGGTTTCCTGGGGTTCTTCgtgtctttctctttttctttctctttccttctttctccccTCACTAGATAAAGCTAGTTAAGATAATGGTAATGGTAACAACGGCTAGTGGTGGTGCATTACTGCCAGAATCCATGCAATGTACCATTGATTACCCCTGGGTGGTCATCTTACGTATCCTCCAACCGTCTTGCTATTATTTTCCCATAGTTTGACGCATTTCTTCTCTTGGCCAGCAGCGGGCTCTGGTTTCAAGGCAAACCCCGCTCTGATGGACTTCGGCCAGTCGAGCCCAGAGGATGAAGACCTGTACAGCACTCGTACCTGAGCCCagtgtatacacacacgcatacacacacacagtattcctCAGTACTACACTGTACAATCAGTACAGTACACTATCGCTGTACTCTAATAGAGTATAATTCAGTAGTATACTATACTATCAAAGTATAGCCCAGTATCATACTGTATTATCAGAGTAATAGCTCAGTGGCAAACTGTCTCATCAGAGTAATGCTCAGTAATATAGTGTACTATCAGAGTATACCTCTGTTTGAGGCTGTACTTTCAGACTGAAGCTCTGATGGTGTACAAGCAGGGCATACATCACCATACTCGACATGTGTATTTGATCCTCTTCATCACTCCACAGATTCAATCTGTGTTGAACGGCAGGGAGAACATTTTACTTGGGTTGTCATTACTTCTAAAGCTCAATGCAAATATTTTCTAACCAAAAATTCAGAAAAGTAAAATTGCGTTCCAGGTTGTTCATTGAGTGTATGAATCGCAGagatacacacaaaaaagaggAAAACGCTACACAGGtaaagatagacacacacaatcggTTTCTTCATGTTTTGCGATTGTTTGTCTTTATTACACAAGtgattgtttgtattttttttgttcatgGTACAGCTGGAACACTTTCAAATACTTTGTGCTTTAAATGGTGATTCAACCCGTTTGTTTTGTTCAATTGCACTGCCACCCTGCGACACATGGTGGCACTGTTGAGTCAGATTGTTTCATCTAAAATCGCAGATGTCCTCAGATGATGATATTGTGGTTGCCAGAATAAATGATATTTTTCATTATGTCTGCAGTGTTTGGCTTTGCTTCCTGTGAAATATACATGTCATTACACTGGTCTACTGTGACTATTCTCTCCGAGATTACTTAAATTGATTGAATTATGGAACTCCAGAGTGATCACAACcttaaacattaaattaaatgtttgGCAATCTATTTTGGCCCGATAAATATATgtgaatatatactgtatactacgCATTATGATTATAAACTATGATACACTATTAATTGGCAGTGGTTGTTTTTATATAGAATATTGAATTAATCCCAGTGCATCACAATGCGTGATACAATGGGATTTCTGCTTAGTTTCAACGTCATGGAAAGTTAAGCGGAGCAATATGGCGTGGTCCCTAGACACTTGTGAGTGAAAGCCTTATGGGTGCCACATACTTTCAGTTATCTGAACTACACAAACAACCAGCCTAGGGACCTTTTATATCTGTATCCATCTTCACAGTCTCTCTGCTGCGCCACGGGGGAACCAGCCCGGACTTCATAAACCCTGCTTGAGGGACACCAGCTATATGACCCCtgggacactgtgtgtgtgtgtggggggggggggtcatctgtaaaaaaaaaatgtgaagaAGAAACATTTAGCAAGACTTCCTGTTCTATAGAGGCAGAAGCACGCAGACCCATGTGGGATTCAGGCTTTTTCTTCTGCCAAAAAAAGTTTAGCTTTTAGAAGATTCAATTGAAGAATTCAATCAACGATTTAGCGCTTATTGTTTAAACAGAAACACTCCCTTTTGTCCCATGGGTGGTAGCCCAAAAAATACCATACTGAATAAGAACATAAAGTGAAAAGCTTGAACACTAACATAATAGAACATCTTGCGTGCGTCATAAGTGAATAGTACAAGCCAGTCTCCGGGGAGCTGTAGCAGAACTGTGTAAAAAGGTATCCGCCTCTCTCCCAGGTCGTTAGCGTCTCCAGATCGCAGCGGCTTGCATCTCGCGGCTTGTCACAGAAGTGGCAGTAGTTCTTTACTCCTAAGGCAGAATGTGATCCGATAGGAGGGTGTCTTACTCTACAACCCAACCCTCTTCCCGTTGATGATTTCGTGGCCTCTTGGGCACAAGCCTCAGTCTGCTATAGCCGTATATTACCAACCAGTAATAGCCACCATGTGTTGGACGGGTGGATGTCCAACATGGTTGTGCTACTGCTGAGCTCCTAATTCTCCTGCCGCTGCCAGACCACGCATTGAGGATGTTGggctgaaaaaacaaaacagggccACCCCATCCCCATGAACCTTGACCCCTGCCCCCCGACCTGAATTTTCCACTGAGAAACGACTCCGTTTTCTTGCAAGAAGTGTTGGTATTCTGGCCATCTTCCCAGAATGCACCTCAATGTCCGGACCATCTAATAAACACAGCAAATCAACACCAACTGTTATGTAAGCACGCCCAGGCTCTGGACACAggatatactgtatgtgtatacatacatgctcgatagtgtgtgtgtgtgtgtgtgtgtgtgtgtgtgtgtgtgtgtgtgtgtgtgtgtgtgtgtgtgtgtgtgtgtgtgtgtgtgtgtgtgtgtgtgtgtgtgtgtgtgtgtgtgtgtgtgtgtgtgtgtgtttgttccctgTTCCCATGCCATTAAGATGTGATAAATCTGGGGTTGGCTAGTTCTCACCCTAGCTTTGACTTGTAATGTGACAAAACATTTAGATTTTAATGCCGTTGTGTTTATTTAATCTGAAAAATGGGCTTCCTTTAGGAATAACATTATTGTTTCATTCTGTGTGTAAATTGCTTGCCTAATACGTACGTATAGTTTTAAGTCTGACAATTTTTCACCACTATAATACCATGTATGATACCAATACTATGTTTAGCAACTCAATATATTCACTTGctctttaaatatattaaaatgtCCCAGTGAGATCAAGTGAAACTGGACTTTTATCCTCATTCGGCCCGAAAACTGTTCATCAGATGGCCGTGCAGAAGGACACCTTTGAAATGAtcctaaacaaacaaaaagttaAGCAATTTGTGTTCATTCAGGGCGAAAGTAAACATTCAGTCTCACCATCCACACTGTGGTCAGGTTGTACAGCATGGACAATCCCTTTCACTTACCACATGCATTGTTCCTAATCTGTGTTGCTTCATTATTGATCCTGTGCAAAAAGTCTGATTATCCTTCTGaagtgatagaggacagaggaATACGGGTCAAACAAACACGAGAAGAATTCAGAAGAGAAAGTGTCTGACAAGGAAGGCAGAATCAAaggacaaaagaaagaaagataaagCTCTCTGCTATAATGCAAGAATGTGGGAGTTTGGTATTAAGTTCATTTGTGGTCTTCCATTTTAGTTTTTACTTGGCTAACAACATGAGCCCCTGAATGTTCTGGATCGTTGCACTGTCATAATTAATCTCCCGGACagggccatgtgtgtgtgcatgtgtgtgcgtgtgtgtgtgtgtgagagtgtgtgcatgtgcgtgcctgtgtgtgtgtgtgtgtgagagagtgagtgcgtgtgcgtgtcagtgtgtgtgtgtgtgtttgtgtttgtgttcccatctgtgtgagtgcgtccaaatgctttttttttttacaactgtGCATGCCCAGCATGCCAATGTAGAAACACAATTGTAGAGCACTTCCCTAGTTTACATAGCATGAATAATGAGGGATTTATCTGTGTTTTGCAACTCTTAAGAAACATTCCTCGACTCCTGGATTTAGCCCAAGGAGTCGCAACTTTATTTCACAAATAGAAGCGCTGAGAGTTTGATACGAATCCCTCAGCTCAGACTGGTAAGTGGAGCAATGACATGTGTAGCTAACTAGCTTCCTTGTGTACACCAGCCACTGAGCGATCTGATGACTTAATCTGCTCTTCATCAATCTTCCTCTCCACCGGCATTCCCGTGGCAATTAAACCCGTCCTGATAGCTACTCGATGGGCCAGAAGGATTGCGCTCAGAACAAACACAACACGTCTCAGAGACACTCCACGCAGTCTGTTGGAACGCAGCGACCACACCGATGGTGCATTGACGTGGGTTTGGGGTTTTaagggggtgtttgtgtgagtgtgtgagtgtgtgagtgggtgggtgttt
The window above is part of the Gadus macrocephalus chromosome 10, ASM3116895v1 genome. Proteins encoded here:
- the apool gene encoding MICOS complex subunit MIC27 isoform X3, with amino-acid sequence MAAKVVMVAVPTVLGLASLRVYSVTEPPAGGLASRELPIYNPLPSTQYRFVEAKPGVLESGLTYVRESLLPVVHSAQVVCVSVKTRSIQAYQTAGDVYYYLRDPPPGFLPRLGTITTVGMLGMILARKGSRFKRLAVPLGMMGAGAAVCYPAQTVALLKVSSRKVYAAGKWSSASVSALFASKPKEAVADTVVASAPQPQSDAGPALGAPLAEDPPPASDASSSISDQAPPTPSESAPTPGATSAEPEPRPPSPVAEEAPQGPPAGSQDDAGAESVAVETSTVGEEPIVLEQPALREEPAAVPEEPLVVEEPAVLEVPIVVEEPAVVEEPIVTEEPAVVEEPIVTEEPVVLQEPATLEEPIIKEDPALLEEPISIEEPAVLQEPIVLEEPIVIEEPIVQEEPIVLEEPIVLEEPAVLQEPAVPEEPIVPAEPIVLEEPAVSEIVKDAAETPGDSAPEAERPPGTPPTAAGSGFKANPALMDFGQSSPEDEDLYSTRT
- the apool gene encoding MICOS complex subunit MIC27 isoform X2: MAAKVVMVAVPTVLGLASLRVYSVTEPPAGGLASRELPIYNPLPSTQYRFVEAKPGVLESGLTYVRESLLPVVHSAQVVCVSVKTRSIQAYQTAGDVYYYLRDPPPGFLPRLGTITTVGMLGMILARKGSRFKRLAVPLGMMGAGAAVCYPAQTVALLKVSSRKVYAAGKWSSASVSALFASKPKEAVADTVVASAPQPQSDAGPALGAPLAEDPPPASDASSSISDQAPPTPSESAPTPGATSAEPEPRPPSPVAEEAPQGPPAGSQDDAGAESVAVETSTVGEEPIVLEQPALREEPAAVPEEPLVVEEPAVLEVPIVVEEPAVVEEPIVTEEPAVVEEPIVTEEPVVLQEPATLEEPIIKEDPALLEEPISIEEPAVLQEPAVLEEPIVQEEPIVQEEPIVLEEPIVIEEPIVQEEPIVLEEPIVLEEPAVLQEPAVPEEPIVPAEPIVLEEPAVSEIVKDAAETPGDSAPEAERPPGTPPTAGSGFKANPALMDFGQSSPEDEDLYSTRT
- the apool gene encoding MICOS complex subunit MIC27 isoform X4, translated to MAAKVVMVAVPTVLGLASLRVYSVTEPPAGGLASRELPIYNPLPSTQYRFVEAKPGVLESGLTYVRESLLPVVHSAQVVCVSVKTRSIQAYQTAGDVYYYLRDPPPGFLPRLGTITTVGMLGMILARKGSRFKRLAVPLGMMGAGAAVCYPAQTVALLKVSSRKVYAAGKWSSASVSALFASKPKEAVADTVVASAPQPQSDAGPALGAPLAEDPPPASDASSSISDQAPPTPSESAPTPGATSAEPEPRPPSPVAEEAPQGPPAGSQDDAGAESVAVETSTVGEEPIVLEQPALREEPAAVPEEPLVVEEPAVLEVPIVVEEPAVVEEPIVTEEPAVVEEPIVTEEPVVLQEPATLEEPIIKEDPALLEEPISIEEPAVLQEPIVIEEPIVQEEPIVLEEPIVLEEPAVLQEPAVPEEPIVPAEPIVLEEPAVSEIVKDAAETPGDSAPEAERPPGTPPTAAGSGFKANPALMDFGQSSPEDEDLYSTRT
- the apool gene encoding MICOS complex subunit MIC27 isoform X5; this translates as MAAKVVMVAVPTVLGLASLRVYSVTEPPAGGLASRELPIYNPLPSTQYRFVEAKPGVLESGLTYVRESLLPVVHSAQVVCVSVKTRSIQAYQTAGDVYYYLRDPPPGFLPRLGTITTVGMLGMILARKGSRFKRLAVPLGMMGAGAAVCYPAQTVALLKVSSRKVYAAGKWSSASVSALFASKPKEAVADTVVASAPQPQSDAGPALGAPLAEDPPPASDASSSISDQAPPTPSESAPTPGATSAEPEPRPPSPVAEEAPQGPPAGSQDDAGAESVAVETSTVGEEPIVLEQPALREEPAAVPEEPLVVEEPAVLEVPIVVEEPAVVEEPIVTEEPAVVEEPIVTEEPVVLQEPATLEEPIIKEDPALLEEPISIEEPAVLQEPIVQEEPIVLEEPIVLEEPAVLQEPAVPEEPIVPAEPIVLEEPAVSEIVKDAAETPGDSAPEAERPPGTPPTAAGSGFKANPALMDFGQSSPEDEDLYSTRT
- the apool gene encoding MICOS complex subunit MIC27 isoform X1, giving the protein MAAKVVMVAVPTVLGLASLRVYSVTEPPAGGLASRELPIYNPLPSTQYRFVEAKPGVLESGLTYVRESLLPVVHSAQVVCVSVKTRSIQAYQTAGDVYYYLRDPPPGFLPRLGTITTVGMLGMILARKGSRFKRLAVPLGMMGAGAAVCYPAQTVALLKVSSRKVYAAGKWSSASVSALFASKPKEAVADTVVASAPQPQSDAGPALGAPLAEDPPPASDASSSISDQAPPTPSESAPTPGATSAEPEPRPPSPVAEEAPQGPPAGSQDDAGAESVAVETSTVGEEPIVLEQPALREEPAAVPEEPLVVEEPAVLEVPIVVEEPAVVEEPIVTEEPAVVEEPIVTEEPVVLQEPATLEEPIIKEDPALLEEPISIEEPAVLQEPAVLEEPIVQEEPIVQEEPIVLEEPIVIEEPIVQEEPIVLEEPIVLEEPAVLQEPAVPEEPIVPAEPIVLEEPAVSEIVKDAAETPGDSAPEAERPPGTPPTAAGSGFKANPALMDFGQSSPEDEDLYSTRT